A window from Solanum stenotomum isolate F172 chromosome 5, ASM1918654v1, whole genome shotgun sequence encodes these proteins:
- the LOC125865540 gene encoding protein FAR-RED-ELONGATED HYPOCOTYL 1-LIKE, with protein sequence MEDDQNMHICAHINSVDMSKLLPTSLVYFNKKRKFQAEQLGMPLPKHMCSYQSSAECNSSHTGTAAKESLACMMIVENAASGQDDDSELESENGSNSFCEDADSVTSHEAKLDPGCLKACSADHASTSSVKLGGNWSKNALYSLESRSLTKLMPDRPEQSPTGRGWDTLHHGSGCHPSMDYEEHFLGLGNHEDCTCAECSTEGIELTTEKELENLLNANVNPSNYVLSSGRWTVNQDSQPSSTKLTIDKEFEQYFSMLML encoded by the exons ATGGAGGATGACCAAAATATGCATATCTGTGCTCATATCaacag TGTTGATATGAGCAAGCTACTACCTACCAGCCTTGTTTActttaacaagaaaagaaagtttCAAGCTGAACAATTGGGAATGCCGTTACCTAAGCATATGTGCTCATATCAGAGCTCTGCTGAATGTAATTCTTCACATACTGGCACTGCAGCTAAAGAATCTTTGGCATGTATGATGATAGTAGAAAATGCTGCAAGTGGCCAAGATGATGATTCAGAACTAGAATCTGAGAATGGCAGCAATAGCTTTTGTGAAGATGCTGACTCTGTCACGTCTCATGAGGCTAAACTTGATCCTGGATGTCTGAAAGCATGTTCAGCTGATCACGCTTCAACTTCATCTGTTAAATTGGGGGGCAACtggtccaaaaatgccctttaTTCTTTGGAGAGCAGATCATTGACAAAATTAATGCCTGATAGGCCGGAGCAATCCCCTACCGGCAGAGGATGGGATACTCTACATCACGGTTCTGGATGCCACCCGTCAATGGATTATGAGGAGCACTTTTTGGGATTGGGGAATCACGAGGATTGCACATGCGCAGAATGCAGCACTGAGGGCATTGAGCTCACAACAGAAAAAGAACTTGAAAACTTGCTAAACGCCAATGTGAATCCGAGCAATTATGTTCTTTCATCTGGAAGATGGACTGTTAACCAAG ATTCACAACCAAGTTCCACGAAACTAACCATTGATAAAGAGTTTGAGCAGTACTTTTCCATGCTTATGCTGTAA
- the LOC125865814 gene encoding probable protein S-acyltransferase 16 isoform X2, which translates to MKATRGCRFSFHVTVVAAAIAYIYFSTVFVFIDQWLGLWSSPGMLNAVLFSVVALFCILSYALAIYTDPGRVPSSFVPDVEDPENTVQEIKRKGGDMRYCQKCSLYKPPRAHHCRDHHCVWMNNCVGHANYKIFFIFVLYAVIACIYSLVLLVGSITTDSPKDNQQIEGSYRTVYILSGLLLVPLSLALGVFLGWHVHLILQNKTTIEYQEGVRAMWLAEKGGHVHSHPYDLGAYENLISVLGPNVCCWACPTTRHIGSGLRYRTPFEGSSTSRS; encoded by the exons ATGAAAGCAACACGTGGCTGCAGATTCTCCTTCCACGTCACCGTCGTCGCTGCGGCAATTGCTTACATTTACTTCTCCactgtatttgtattcattgatCAGTGGTTGGGACTTTGGTCGTCTCCCGGTATGCTTAACGCCGTCCTGTTTTCCGTCGTTGCTCTCTTCTGCATTTTGAGTTACGCACTTGCAATCTACACTGATCCCGGTCGGGTTCCTAGCTCCTTCGTGCCCGATGTCGAAGACCCGGAGAATACGGTTCAAGAGATCAAGCGAAAG GGTGGGGATATGAGATACTGCCAGAAGTGTTCCCTTTATAAGCCTCCACGTGCCCATCATTGTCGT GATCATCATTGTGTGTGGATGAATAATTGTGTGGGCCATGCAAACTACAAGATCTTCTTCATCTTCGTTTTATATGCCGTTATTGCTTGCATATATTCCCTG GTTCTGCTTGTTGGTAGCATAACTACTGATTCTCCAAAGGACAACCAGCAAATTGAAGGTTCTTACAGAACAGTATAT ATTCTTTCAGGGCTTCTACTGGTGCCACTAAGTTTGGCACTAGGGGTTTTTCTGGGTTGGCATGTGCACCTGATTTTGCAAAACAAGACAACCATTGAG TACCAAGAAGGTGTCAGAGCTATGTGGCTGGCTGAAAAGGGAGGTCATGTACATTCACATCCATATGATCTTGGTGCATATGAGAATTTGATATCA GTTCTAGGCCCAAATGTATGTTGCTGGGCGTGCCCCACAACAAGACATATAGGTTCTGGCCTTCGCTATCGGACACCATTTGAGGGCTCCTCGACATCAAGATCGTGA
- the LOC125865814 gene encoding probable protein S-acyltransferase 16 isoform X1: MKATRGCRFSFHVTVVAAAIAYIYFSTVFVFIDQWLGLWSSPGMLNAVLFSVVALFCILSYALAIYTDPGRVPSSFVPDVEDPENTVQEIKRKGGDMRYCQKCSLYKPPRAHHCRVCNRCVLRMDHHCVWMNNCVGHANYKIFFIFVLYAVIACIYSLVLLVGSITTDSPKDNQQIEGSYRTVYILSGLLLVPLSLALGVFLGWHVHLILQNKTTIEYQEGVRAMWLAEKGGHVHSHPYDLGAYENLISVLGPNVCCWACPTTRHIGSGLRYRTPFEGSSTSRS, translated from the exons ATGAAAGCAACACGTGGCTGCAGATTCTCCTTCCACGTCACCGTCGTCGCTGCGGCAATTGCTTACATTTACTTCTCCactgtatttgtattcattgatCAGTGGTTGGGACTTTGGTCGTCTCCCGGTATGCTTAACGCCGTCCTGTTTTCCGTCGTTGCTCTCTTCTGCATTTTGAGTTACGCACTTGCAATCTACACTGATCCCGGTCGGGTTCCTAGCTCCTTCGTGCCCGATGTCGAAGACCCGGAGAATACGGTTCAAGAGATCAAGCGAAAG GGTGGGGATATGAGATACTGCCAGAAGTGTTCCCTTTATAAGCCTCCACGTGCCCATCATTGTCGTGTATGTAATAGATGTGTACTGCGAATG GATCATCATTGTGTGTGGATGAATAATTGTGTGGGCCATGCAAACTACAAGATCTTCTTCATCTTCGTTTTATATGCCGTTATTGCTTGCATATATTCCCTG GTTCTGCTTGTTGGTAGCATAACTACTGATTCTCCAAAGGACAACCAGCAAATTGAAGGTTCTTACAGAACAGTATAT ATTCTTTCAGGGCTTCTACTGGTGCCACTAAGTTTGGCACTAGGGGTTTTTCTGGGTTGGCATGTGCACCTGATTTTGCAAAACAAGACAACCATTGAG TACCAAGAAGGTGTCAGAGCTATGTGGCTGGCTGAAAAGGGAGGTCATGTACATTCACATCCATATGATCTTGGTGCATATGAGAATTTGATATCA GTTCTAGGCCCAAATGTATGTTGCTGGGCGTGCCCCACAACAAGACATATAGGTTCTGGCCTTCGCTATCGGACACCATTTGAGGGCTCCTCGACATCAAGATCGTGA
- the LOC125865814 gene encoding probable protein S-acyltransferase 16 isoform X3: protein MKATRGCRFSFHVTVVAAAIAYIYFSTVFVFIDQWLGLWSSPGMLNAVLFSVVALFCILSYALAIYTDPGRVPSSFVPDVEDPENTVQEIKRKGGDMRYCQKCSLYKPPRAHHCRVCNRCVLRMDHHCVWMNNCVGHANYKIFFIFVLYAVIACIYSLVLLVGSITTDSPKDNQQIEGSYRTVYILSGLLLVPLSLALGVFLGWHVHLILQNKTTIEVSELCGWLKREVMYIHIHMILVHMRI, encoded by the exons ATGAAAGCAACACGTGGCTGCAGATTCTCCTTCCACGTCACCGTCGTCGCTGCGGCAATTGCTTACATTTACTTCTCCactgtatttgtattcattgatCAGTGGTTGGGACTTTGGTCGTCTCCCGGTATGCTTAACGCCGTCCTGTTTTCCGTCGTTGCTCTCTTCTGCATTTTGAGTTACGCACTTGCAATCTACACTGATCCCGGTCGGGTTCCTAGCTCCTTCGTGCCCGATGTCGAAGACCCGGAGAATACGGTTCAAGAGATCAAGCGAAAG GGTGGGGATATGAGATACTGCCAGAAGTGTTCCCTTTATAAGCCTCCACGTGCCCATCATTGTCGTGTATGTAATAGATGTGTACTGCGAATG GATCATCATTGTGTGTGGATGAATAATTGTGTGGGCCATGCAAACTACAAGATCTTCTTCATCTTCGTTTTATATGCCGTTATTGCTTGCATATATTCCCTG GTTCTGCTTGTTGGTAGCATAACTACTGATTCTCCAAAGGACAACCAGCAAATTGAAGGTTCTTACAGAACAGTATAT ATTCTTTCAGGGCTTCTACTGGTGCCACTAAGTTTGGCACTAGGGGTTTTTCTGGGTTGGCATGTGCACCTGATTTTGCAAAACAAGACAACCATTGAG GTGTCAGAGCTATGTGGCTGGCTGAAAAGGGAGGTCATGTACATTCACATCCATATGATCTTGGTGCATATGAGAATTTGA
- the LOC125865815 gene encoding uncharacterized protein LOC125865815 — MTSNIAESINAALVSARELPIFNFLEEVRLMFGRWNHDNKHEAACTFTPLIGKFQKILIENEAMSTRMRVVPSTEYIYNVTDDGRSFVVCLKNKTCSCGRFQYEEIPCEHAWTVLKRKSLVADGYCSDLYKPKTVLKIYEIPIYPLPDVAEWVIPEYIMYDEVRPPKFKRPPGRPKNKPRSKTKRELLGLKGKHTCSTCGVAGHNRRSCRNRPQEV; from the exons ATGACGTCTAACATTGCAGAGAGTATAAATGCTGCATTAGTGTCTGCACGTGAATTaccaatttttaattttctagaaGAGGTTAGACTGATGTTTGGGAGATGGAATCATGACAACAAACACGAGGCAGCCTGCACATTTACTCCGTTGATTGGAAAATTTCAGAAGATACTGATCGAAAATGAAGCAATGAGCACACGAATGAGG GTTGTGCCGTCAACtgaatatatatacaatgtgACTGATGATGGTAGGAGTTTTGTGGTATGTTTGAAGAATAAAACATGCAGTTGTGGAAGGTTTCAATACGAAGAAATACCATGTGAACATGCTTGGACTGTACTAAAGCGGAAAAGTCTAGTGGCTGATGGATATTGCTCAGATTTGTATAAACCAAAGACGGTTTTGAAGATTTATGAGATACCAATTTATCCATTGCCTGATGTAGCAGAATGGGTGATACCTGAATACATAATGTATGATGAAGTCCGGCCTCCAAAATTCAAAAGACCTCCAGGAAGGCCAAAAAATAAACCCCGTTCAAAAACAAAACGTGAATTGCTTGGTCTCAAAGGGAAGCATACGTGTAGCACATGTGGAGTTGCAGGTCACAATAGGCGTTCATGCAGAAACAGACCTCAAGAAGTTTAA